GACTCGCTTCGCGGCACCATCACGCAGGGAGTTACGACCGTGGCAAGTGGCAACGCGATCCGAGGAAGCCGGGTCGGGGCGGGGCCGATGGGCGAGGCCGAGCGCGGCGAGTCCGCGCCGCGTCTGCGCGTCTCCTTCTGGTGCTCCAACGGGCACGAGACGCAGCCGAGCTTCGCCAGCGACGCGCAGGTCCCCGACACCTGGGACTGCCCCCGCTGCGGCTTCCCGGCCGGCCAGGACCGGGACAACCCGCCGGACCCGCCGCGCACCGAGCCGTACAAGACGCACCTCGCGTACGTACGGGAGCGGCGCAGCGACGCGGACGGCGAGGCGATCCTCGCCGAGGCGCTCGCCAAACTGCGGGGCGAGATCTAGGAGTTGACACCGGCCGGGCGCCTTCCAGGTGCCCGGCCGGAGCCCTGTCGCCCCCGCTCGCACGGCCGATTGTCAGTGCCGCCCTCTA
This genomic interval from Streptomyces sp. NBC_00557 contains the following:
- a CDS encoding RNA polymerase-binding protein RbpA, which produces MASGNAIRGSRVGAGPMGEAERGESAPRLRVSFWCSNGHETQPSFASDAQVPDTWDCPRCGFPAGQDRDNPPDPPRTEPYKTHLAYVRERRSDADGEAILAEALAKLRGEI